One Streptomyces sp. V4I8 genomic window carries:
- a CDS encoding AAA family ATPase, with protein sequence MIVERAYAHVAEAEREDGGQWPWSVPCVRQLLDDGLTFTAPVTFLVGENGSGKSTLVEALAEGFGLDPWGGSAGYKYASRREPSALGGRIRFEATAAGRRMLRGPRTRRRGFFLRAETALDALGREQETGRLSGAADEMSHGEGFLMAFRERFQEPGLYVLDEPEAALSFASCLQLVGHLHELGRSGAQIICATHSPVLTALPGAEIIEVGDHGMRPAGWRELEIVDHWRRYLNDPWAYLRHIVEAE encoded by the coding sequence ATGATCGTCGAACGGGCATACGCGCATGTCGCCGAGGCCGAGCGGGAGGATGGCGGCCAGTGGCCGTGGTCCGTGCCGTGCGTGCGGCAGCTGCTGGACGACGGCCTGACGTTCACGGCGCCGGTGACGTTCCTGGTGGGGGAGAACGGCTCGGGGAAGTCGACCCTCGTCGAGGCGCTGGCGGAGGGGTTCGGCCTGGACCCCTGGGGCGGATCCGCGGGCTACAAGTACGCGAGCCGGCGTGAGCCGTCGGCGCTGGGCGGGCGGATACGGTTCGAGGCGACGGCGGCCGGGCGTCGTATGCTGCGCGGGCCTCGGACGCGCCGCAGAGGCTTCTTTCTGCGGGCGGAGACGGCGCTGGACGCGCTGGGCCGGGAACAGGAGACGGGAAGGCTGTCCGGGGCCGCGGACGAGATGAGCCACGGCGAGGGCTTTCTGATGGCCTTCCGCGAGCGGTTTCAGGAGCCTGGGCTGTACGTCTTGGACGAGCCCGAGGCCGCGCTGTCCTTCGCTTCCTGTCTTCAACTCGTCGGGCATCTGCATGAACTGGGGCGTTCCGGTGCGCAGATCATCTGCGCCACGCACTCACCCGTGCTGACGGCGCTGCCCGGCGCCGAGATCATCGAGGTGGGCGACCACGGAATGCGTCCCGCCGGCTGGCGGGAACTGGAAATCGTCGACCACTGGCGGCGTTACCTCAACGATCCGTGGGCCTATCTCCGGCACATCGTCGAAGCGGAATGA
- a CDS encoding DLW-39 family protein translates to MKKLLLVALAAIGGLLVYRQIQADRAEQDLWTEATDSVPTGS, encoded by the coding sequence GTGAAGAAGCTTCTCCTGGTCGCACTGGCCGCCATCGGCGGGCTCCTCGTGTACCGCCAGATCCAGGCGGATCGCGCCGAGCAGGATCTGTGGACGGAGGCGACTGACTCCGTGCCCACGGGTTCGTGA
- a CDS encoding DNA-binding protein, producing MDAAQQEATARARDLQRNWYGEPLGTLFRKLIDDLGLNQARLAGVLGLSAPMLSQLMSGQRAKIGNPAVVQRVQLLQDLAGQVADGSVSAAEATERMEEIKKSQGGSVLSNTTQTTTSSGAPTVKRVVREIQSLLRSVAAAGDIIEAADTLAPSHPELAEFLRVYGAGRTSDAVTHYQSHQS from the coding sequence ATGGACGCCGCACAGCAGGAAGCCACCGCAAGAGCGCGGGATCTGCAGCGGAACTGGTACGGGGAGCCGCTGGGGACACTCTTCCGTAAGCTCATCGACGATCTTGGTCTCAACCAGGCTCGTCTCGCGGGGGTGCTGGGACTGTCCGCACCGATGCTGTCGCAGCTGATGAGCGGTCAGCGGGCGAAGATCGGCAATCCCGCCGTGGTCCAGCGGGTGCAGCTGCTGCAGGACCTGGCGGGGCAGGTCGCGGACGGCAGCGTGAGCGCGGCCGAGGCCACCGAGCGCATGGAAGAGATCAAGAAGTCGCAGGGGGGCTCGGTGCTGAGCAACACGACACAGACGACGACCAGTTCGGGCGCACCCACGGTGAAGCGGGTGGTCCGTGAGATTCAGTCGCTGCTGCGCTCGGTCGCGGCCGCGGGGGACATCATCGAGGCGGCGGACACCCTCGCCCCGAGCCATCCGGAACTGGCAGAGTTCCTCCGGGTGTACGGCGCCGGCCGCACTTCCGACGCGGTCACGCATTACCAGTCCCACCAGAGCTGA
- a CDS encoding peptidylprolyl isomerase: MAEQLYATLKTNHGDIEVRLFPNHTPITVKNFVELAQGEREWTNPTTGEKSTAKLYDGTVFHRVISGFMIQGGDPLGNGTGGPGYQFQDEFHPDLRFDKPYLLAMANAGPGTNGSQFFITVSPTTWLNRKHTIFGEVTDPASQKVVDAIATAQTNPRTDRPLSDIVIESVVVETREG; this comes from the coding sequence GTGGCCGAGCAGCTCTACGCCACCCTGAAGACCAACCACGGCGACATCGAGGTCCGGCTCTTCCCGAACCACACGCCGATCACGGTCAAGAACTTCGTCGAACTCGCCCAGGGCGAGCGTGAGTGGACCAACCCCACCACCGGCGAGAAGTCCACGGCCAAGCTCTACGACGGCACGGTCTTCCACCGCGTCATCAGCGGCTTCATGATCCAGGGCGGCGACCCCCTCGGCAACGGCACCGGCGGCCCCGGCTACCAGTTCCAGGACGAGTTCCACCCCGACCTCCGCTTCGACAAGCCCTACCTGCTCGCCATGGCCAACGCCGGCCCGGGCACCAACGGCTCACAGTTCTTCATCACCGTCTCCCCGACCACCTGGCTGAACCGCAAGCACACTATCTTCGGCGAGGTCACCGACCCGGCCAGCCAGAAGGTCGTGGACGCCATCGCGACCGCCCAGACCAACCCCCGCACCGACCGCCCGCTCAGCGACATCGTCATCGAATCGGTCGTCGTCGAGACCCGCGAGGGCTGA
- the gyrB gene encoding DNA topoisomerase (ATP-hydrolyzing) subunit B, whose protein sequence is MADSGNPNENIPSTDAGANGAVTSSNGEVTASYDASAITVLEGLDAVRKRPGMYIGSTGERGLHHLVQEVVDNSVDEALAGHADRIDVTILADGGVRVVDNGRGIPVGIVPSEGKPAVEVVLTVLHAGGKFGGGGYAVSGGLHGVGVSVVNALSTKVAVEVKTDGYRWTQDYKLGVPTAPLAKHEATEEHGTSVTFWADPDIFETTDYSFETLSRRFQEMAFLNKGLRIKLTDERESAKATSGADEAGADEKAEVRSVDYHYEGGIVDFVKYLNSRKGDVVHPTVIDLEAEDKEKLLSLEVAMQWNSSYTEGVYSFANIIHTHEGGTHEEGFRAALTSLINKYARDKKLLREKDDNLTGDDIREGLTAIISVKLSEPQFEGQTKTKLGNTEVKTFVQKVVYEHLADWLDRNPNEAADIIRKGIQAATARVAARKARDLTRRKGLLETASLPGKLSDCQSNDPIKCEIFIVEGDSAGGSAKSGRNPEYQAILPIRGKILNVEKARIDKILQNQEIQALISAFGTGVHEDFDIEKLRYHKIILMADADVDGQHINTLLLTFLFRFMRPLVEAGHVFLSRPPLYKIKWGRDEVEYAYSDRERDALLEMGRQRGKRVREDSIQRFKGLGEMNAEELRITTMDQEHRVLGQVTLDDAAQADDLFSVLMGEDVEARRQFIQRNAKDVRFLDI, encoded by the coding sequence GTGGCCGATTCCGGCAACCCCAACGAGAACATCCCGTCCACCGACGCCGGCGCCAACGGCGCGGTGACCTCGTCGAACGGCGAGGTCACCGCCTCGTACGACGCCAGCGCCATCACCGTCCTCGAGGGTCTGGACGCGGTCCGCAAGCGACCCGGTATGTACATCGGCTCGACCGGTGAGCGCGGACTCCACCACCTGGTGCAGGAGGTCGTCGACAACTCCGTCGACGAGGCGCTGGCCGGGCACGCGGACAGGATCGACGTGACGATCCTCGCCGACGGCGGTGTTCGGGTCGTGGACAACGGCCGTGGCATCCCGGTGGGCATCGTGCCGTCCGAGGGCAAGCCGGCCGTCGAGGTCGTGCTGACCGTGCTGCACGCGGGCGGCAAGTTCGGCGGCGGCGGCTACGCGGTCTCCGGCGGTCTGCACGGCGTCGGCGTGTCCGTGGTGAACGCCCTGTCGACGAAGGTCGCCGTCGAGGTCAAGACCGACGGCTACCGCTGGACGCAGGACTACAAGCTCGGCGTCCCGACCGCCCCGCTCGCCAAGCACGAGGCCACCGAGGAGCACGGCACCTCGGTCACCTTCTGGGCCGACCCGGACATCTTCGAGACCACCGACTACTCCTTCGAGACGCTCTCGCGGCGCTTCCAGGAGATGGCGTTCCTCAACAAGGGTTTGAGGATCAAACTCACCGACGAGCGCGAGTCGGCCAAGGCGACGTCGGGGGCGGACGAGGCGGGCGCCGACGAGAAGGCCGAGGTCAGGTCGGTCGACTACCACTACGAGGGCGGCATCGTCGACTTCGTGAAGTACCTCAACTCCCGTAAGGGAGACGTGGTGCACCCCACCGTGATCGACCTGGAGGCGGAGGACAAGGAGAAGCTCCTGTCCCTCGAGGTCGCGATGCAGTGGAACAGCAGCTACACCGAGGGTGTGTACTCCTTCGCCAACATCATCCACACCCACGAGGGCGGTACGCACGAAGAGGGCTTCCGCGCGGCGCTCACCTCGCTGATCAACAAGTACGCGCGCGACAAGAAGCTGCTGCGCGAGAAGGACGACAACCTCACGGGTGACGACATCCGCGAGGGTCTGACCGCGATCATCTCGGTGAAGCTGAGCGAGCCGCAGTTCGAGGGCCAGACCAAGACCAAGCTGGGCAACACCGAGGTGAAGACCTTCGTCCAGAAGGTCGTCTACGAGCACCTGGCCGACTGGCTGGACCGCAACCCGAACGAGGCGGCGGACATCATCCGCAAGGGTATCCAGGCGGCCACCGCGCGCGTGGCGGCCCGCAAGGCCCGTGACCTGACGCGTCGTAAGGGCCTGCTGGAGACCGCGTCCCTGCCGGGCAAGCTCTCCGACTGCCAGTCGAACGACCCCATCAAGTGCGAGATCTTCATCGTCGAGGGTGACTCCGCCGGCGGCTCGGCCAAGTCCGGCCGCAACCCCGAGTACCAGGCGATCCTCCCGATCCGAGGCAAGATCCTCAACGTCGAGAAGGCGCGCATCGACAAGATCCTGCAGAACCAGGAGATCCAGGCGCTGATCTCGGCCTTCGGTACCGGAGTCCACGAGGACTTCGACATCGAGAAGCTGCGCTATCACAAGATCATCCTGATGGCGGACGCCGACGTCGACGGCCAGCACATCAACACCTTGCTGCTGACCTTCCTGTTCCGCTTCATGCGGCCGCTGGTCGAGGCCGGGCACGTGTTCCTGTCCCGCCCCCCGCTCTACAAGATCAAGTGGGGCCGGGACGAGGTCGAGTACGCGTACTCCGACCGCGAGCGCGACGCGCTGCTCGAGATGGGCCGCCAGCGCGGCAAGCGTGTGCGCGAGGACTCGATCCAGCGCTTCAAGGGTCTCGGTGAGATGAACGCCGAGGAGCTGCGCATCACGACCATGGACCAGGAGCACCGCGTCCTGGGCCAGGTCACCCTCGACGACGCCGCCCAGGCCGACGACCTGTTCTCGGTCCTCATGGGCGAGGACGTCGAGGCCCGCCGCCAGTTCATCCAGCGCAACGCCAAGGACGTCCGCTTCCTCGACATCTGA
- a CDS encoding DUF5324 family protein produces the protein MTRIDSVRAATGSAKDSVLHAAEVVAPYADTAKDRATHYAHEARVRLAPKVTQATEQARAQALMQYGTYVAPRLEQARAHVPPKVDSAAHEAAVRTRNAARQAADYSRPRLEQAVAVAGPVRDEATARGVAAMAALRGQVSPKEIQKLVRKHQRRAKAGRAVKVLAVLGALAGGAFAAWRWWDKQANPDWLVEPPAATEVPESGHLTSVDGSGQSALDPEVQAKEAEEEAARRDEGR, from the coding sequence GTGACCCGCATCGACAGCGTGCGCGCCGCGACCGGCTCGGCGAAGGACAGCGTGCTGCACGCCGCGGAAGTGGTGGCGCCCTACGCCGACACCGCCAAGGACAGGGCCACGCACTACGCACACGAGGCACGCGTACGGCTCGCGCCGAAGGTGACGCAGGCCACCGAGCAGGCCCGCGCGCAGGCTCTTATGCAGTACGGCACGTATGTCGCGCCGCGCCTGGAGCAGGCCCGTGCACATGTGCCGCCGAAGGTCGACAGCGCCGCTCATGAGGCTGCCGTCCGCACACGCAACGCTGCCCGACAGGCCGCCGACTACTCCCGGCCGAGGCTGGAGCAGGCGGTGGCCGTGGCCGGGCCCGTCAGGGACGAGGCCACCGCGCGTGGTGTTGCCGCTATGGCTGCGCTGCGCGGTCAGGTCTCGCCCAAGGAGATCCAGAAACTGGTCCGTAAGCATCAGCGGCGCGCCAAGGCCGGCCGTGCGGTGAAGGTGCTGGCGGTGCTCGGTGCCCTTGCGGGCGGTGCGTTCGCCGCTTGGAGGTGGTGGGACAAGCAGGCCAATCCTGACTGGCTGGTCGAGCCTCCCGCCGCGACAGAGGTCCCCGAGTCGGGCCATCTCACGTCGGTGGACGGTAGCGGTCAGTCCGCTCTCGACCCTGAGGTTCAGGCGAAGGAAGCCGAGGAGGAGGCCGCCCGGCGCGACGAGGGCCGGTGA
- a CDS encoding protein kinase, which yields MGEVFAGRYELVDPIGRGGVGAVWRAWDHRRRRYVAAKVLQQSDAHSLLRFVREQALRIDHPHVLAPASWAADDDKVLFTMDLVAGGSLVHLVGDYGPLPPSFVCTLLDQLLAGLAAVHAEGVVHRDIKPANLLLEATGMGRPRLRLSDFGIAMRLGEPRLTETNLVVGTPGYLAPEQLMGAEPDFPADLFAVGLVALYLLEGAKPDVKALVQYFADHGTPGAPTGIPEPLWQVVASLLQPDPHARFRTATGARKALASAAELLPEPGPDDELIEIFDQIGPLPAGFESGGPLKRAPGVEGDTGGSRQFGAGSGSAGSVNSGSWSTGNSWSTGNGPMANGTGSVATGTGSAPRGAASSDPRQGVAGPVPGAEDSSASARSGDRHELPSMSDTGSFHLPPPQATGSSPQTQTPPPPPHPAQVRPEAQAHAPSQAQDQAQGPGQPGQAHQAHQVHQDALYRSPHTSPYDTTHVLSSPQPRTPQYPTQPPTPVQHQRVDASTASYTAQSPQVPPSAPSIPQPHRRGGHRAARRAAHGLARRRPGPPAKVAVPLLLLALACYAVGFWALTRI from the coding sequence ATGGGTGAGGTCTTCGCCGGCCGGTACGAACTGGTCGACCCGATCGGGCGCGGCGGTGTGGGTGCCGTCTGGCGTGCCTGGGACCACCGCAGGCGCCGGTATGTGGCGGCCAAGGTGCTCCAGCAGAGCGACGCGCACTCGCTGCTGCGGTTCGTGCGCGAGCAGGCTCTCCGGATCGATCACCCCCATGTGCTCGCGCCCGCCAGTTGGGCCGCCGACGACGACAAGGTCCTGTTCACCATGGATCTGGTGGCCGGCGGTTCGCTGGTCCATCTCGTGGGGGACTACGGCCCCTTGCCGCCCTCCTTCGTGTGCACGCTTCTCGATCAGCTCCTCGCCGGGCTGGCCGCGGTGCACGCGGAGGGCGTCGTCCACCGCGACATCAAGCCCGCCAATCTGCTCCTCGAAGCCACCGGCATGGGGCGCCCGCGGCTGCGCCTGTCCGACTTCGGCATCGCCATGCGGCTGGGTGAGCCCCGCCTGACCGAGACCAACCTCGTGGTGGGGACGCCGGGCTATCTCGCGCCCGAGCAACTCATGGGCGCGGAACCGGACTTCCCCGCCGACCTGTTCGCCGTCGGGCTCGTCGCCCTTTATCTCCTGGAGGGCGCCAAGCCAGACGTCAAGGCACTCGTCCAGTACTTCGCCGACCACGGAACTCCGGGTGCGCCCACGGGCATTCCCGAGCCGCTGTGGCAGGTCGTGGCCTCGCTGCTGCAGCCGGATCCGCACGCGCGGTTCCGCACGGCCACGGGGGCGCGCAAGGCCCTCGCCTCGGCCGCCGAGCTTCTGCCGGAGCCAGGTCCCGACGACGAGCTGATCGAGATCTTCGACCAAATCGGGCCTCTGCCGGCGGGGTTCGAGTCGGGCGGGCCGCTCAAGCGGGCGCCCGGGGTCGAAGGGGACACGGGTGGCTCGCGGCAGTTCGGCGCGGGCTCCGGCTCGGCGGGCTCGGTCAACTCCGGTTCTTGGTCCACTGGCAACTCTTGGTCCACTGGCAACGGGCCGATGGCGAACGGCACCGGATCCGTGGCCACCGGCACCGGCTCGGCACCGAGGGGCGCTGCGTCGAGCGACCCGCGTCAGGGCGTGGCCGGCCCGGTTCCGGGTGCCGAGGATTCGTCGGCCTCCGCGCGGTCCGGGGACAGGCACGAGCTCCCCAGCATGTCGGACACCGGCAGCTTCCATCTGCCGCCCCCGCAGGCCACCGGCTCCTCCCCTCAGACTCAAACGCCGCCGCCACCGCCGCACCCGGCACAGGTACGGCCCGAGGCACAGGCGCATGCACCGAGCCAGGCTCAGGACCAGGCACAGGGCCCGGGGCAGCCCGGCCAGGCACACCAGGCGCACCAGGTGCACCAGGACGCGCTGTATCGCTCGCCCCACACCTCCCCCTACGACACCACGCACGTCCTGTCCTCCCCTCAACCACGTACACCGCAGTACCCGACTCAGCCCCCGACGCCGGTGCAACACCAACGCGTCGATGCCTCTACTGCTTCGTACACCGCTCAGAGCCCGCAGGTTCCACCTTCGGCGCCCTCGATTCCGCAGCCGCACCGCCGCGGCGGCCACCGCGCCGCCCGGAGGGCAGCCCACGGCCTGGCACGTCGTCGGCCCGGTCCGCCCGCCAAGGTGGCGGTGCCGCTCCTGCTGCTGGCGCTGGCCTGCTACGCCGTGGGTTTCTGGGCGCTGACCCGCATCTGA
- a CDS encoding DUF3566 domain-containing protein gives MSGATGAGSSGTSTGSTAGKETDGGGRGSAARATDTHTTQLKAIKSPAKDSPSSGAPGSQGGTVTDTRGAQPQPQPAPAGAQPAVSAPSASPLPGERQAQQPAGPYHPPQAYQTPAPASAVRRTRTGASTTPRTRKARLRVAKADPWSVMKVSFLLSIALGICTIVAAAVLWMVMDAMGVFSTVGGTISEATGSNESNGFDLQSFLSLPHVLMFTSIIAVIDVVLATALATLGAFIYNLSAGFVGGVELTLAEDE, from the coding sequence GTGAGCGGAGCCACGGGCGCCGGATCGTCCGGGACCTCGACCGGTTCTACGGCCGGTAAGGAGACGGACGGCGGCGGCCGTGGCTCCGCCGCGCGTGCGACGGACACGCACACCACCCAGCTGAAGGCGATCAAGTCGCCCGCGAAGGACTCGCCCTCGTCGGGCGCACCTGGATCCCAGGGGGGAACCGTGACGGACACCCGAGGCGCCCAGCCCCAGCCGCAGCCGGCGCCCGCAGGGGCGCAGCCGGCGGTCTCCGCGCCGTCCGCGTCGCCGCTGCCCGGGGAACGGCAGGCGCAGCAGCCCGCCGGGCCCTACCACCCGCCGCAGGCCTACCAGACGCCCGCTCCGGCGAGCGCGGTACGTCGGACGCGCACAGGCGCGAGCACGACGCCCCGCACCCGTAAGGCGCGCCTGCGCGTGGCCAAGGCTGACCCGTGGTCGGTGATGAAGGTCAGCTTCCTGCTCTCCATCGCGCTGGGCATCTGCACGATCGTCGCGGCCGCGGTGCTCTGGATGGTCATGGACGCGATGGGCGTCTTCTCGACGGTCGGCGGAACGATCTCCGAAGCGACCGGTTCGAACGAGTCGAACGGCTTCGACCTGCAGTCCTTCCTGTCGCTGCCGCACGTGCTGATGTTCACGTCGATCATCGCGGTCATCGACGTCGTCCTCGCGACGGCGCTGGCGACCCTCGGCGCGTTCATCTACAACCTCTCCGCCGGCTTCGTGGGCGGGGTCGAGCTGACGCTGGCCGAGGACGAGTGA
- the gyrA gene encoding DNA gyrase subunit A, which yields MTDENTPVTPDEGGDIAQRVEPVGLETEMQRSYLDYAMSVIVSRALPDVRDGLKPVHRRVLYAMYDGGYRPERGFYKCARVVGDVMGNYHPHGDSSIYDALVRLAQPWSMRMPLVDSNGNFGSPGNDPAAAMRYTECKMAPLSMEMVRDIDEETVDFTDNYDGRSQEPTVLPARFPNLLINGSAGIAVGMATNIPPHNLREVAAGAQWYLENPEASHEELLDALIERIKGPDFPTGALVVGRKGIEEAYRTGRGSITMRAVVEVEEIQNRQCLVVTELPYQVNPDNLAQKIADLVKDGKIGGIADVRDETSSRTGQRLVIVLKRDAVAKVVLNNLYKHTDLQTNFGANMLALVDGVPRTLSLDAFIRHWVTHQIEVIVRRTKFRLRKAEERAHILRGLLKALDAIDEVIALIRRSDTVEIARGGLMELLEIDEIQANAILEMQLRRLAALERQKIIQEHDELQAKITEYNEILASPVRQRGIVSAELAAIVEKYGDDRKTMLVPYDGDMSIEDLIAEEDIVVTVSRSGYVKRTKTVDYRAQKRGGKGVRGTKLKEDDIVDHFFVSTTHHWLLFFTNKGRVYRAKAYELPDAGRDARGQHVANLLAFQPDEAIAEILAIRDYEAVPYLVLATKGGLVKKTPLKDYDSPRSGGVIAINLREREDGSDDELIGAELVSADDDLLLISKKAQSIRFTATDESLRPMGRATSGVKGMSFREGDELLSMNVVRTGTFVFTATDGGYAKRTPVDEYRVQGRGGLGIKAAKIVEDRGSLVGALVVEETDEILAITLGGGVIRTRVNEVRETGRDTMGVQLINLGKRDAVVGIARNAEAGREAEEVDGDVAVDETAEGAVETIGTDEGEAPSAE from the coding sequence ATGACCGACGAGAACACTCCCGTCACGCCTGACGAGGGCGGCGACATCGCCCAGCGTGTCGAGCCCGTCGGGCTCGAGACGGAGATGCAGCGCTCGTACCTCGACTACGCGATGTCCGTCATCGTCTCGCGTGCGCTGCCGGACGTCCGCGACGGCCTCAAGCCCGTCCACCGCCGTGTCCTGTACGCCATGTACGACGGCGGTTACCGCCCCGAGCGCGGCTTCTACAAGTGCGCGCGCGTGGTCGGCGACGTCATGGGTAACTACCACCCCCACGGCGACTCCTCGATCTACGACGCCCTGGTCCGCCTCGCGCAGCCGTGGTCGATGCGGATGCCGCTGGTGGACTCCAACGGCAACTTCGGCTCTCCGGGCAACGACCCGGCGGCGGCCATGCGGTACACCGAGTGCAAGATGGCGCCGCTGTCGATGGAGATGGTCCGTGACATCGACGAGGAGACCGTCGACTTCACGGACAACTACGACGGCCGCTCCCAGGAGCCGACCGTCCTGCCGGCCCGCTTCCCGAACCTGCTGATCAACGGTTCGGCCGGTATCGCGGTCGGCATGGCGACCAACATCCCGCCGCACAACCTGCGCGAGGTCGCGGCCGGTGCCCAGTGGTACCTGGAGAACCCGGAGGCCTCGCACGAGGAGCTGCTCGACGCCCTCATCGAGCGCATCAAGGGCCCCGACTTCCCGACCGGAGCGCTCGTCGTCGGCCGTAAGGGCATCGAAGAGGCCTACCGGACCGGCCGCGGCTCCATCACCATGCGCGCGGTCGTCGAGGTCGAGGAGATCCAGAACCGCCAGTGCCTGGTGGTCACGGAGCTGCCCTACCAGGTCAACCCCGACAACCTCGCGCAGAAAATCGCCGACCTGGTGAAGGACGGCAAGATCGGCGGCATCGCGGACGTCCGGGACGAGACCAGCTCCCGTACCGGTCAGCGTCTCGTCATCGTGCTCAAGAGGGACGCGGTCGCCAAGGTCGTACTCAACAACCTCTACAAGCACACGGACCTGCAGACGAACTTCGGCGCCAACATGCTGGCGCTCGTCGACGGCGTCCCGCGCACCCTCTCCCTGGACGCGTTCATCCGGCACTGGGTGACGCACCAGATCGAGGTCATCGTCCGCCGTACGAAGTTCCGTCTGCGCAAGGCCGAGGAGCGGGCGCACATCCTGCGCGGCCTGCTGAAGGCCCTGGACGCCATCGACGAGGTCATCGCGCTGATCCGGCGCAGTGACACCGTCGAGATCGCGCGCGGGGGCCTGATGGAGCTCCTGGAGATCGACGAGATCCAGGCCAACGCCATCCTCGAGATGCAGCTGCGCCGGCTGGCCGCCCTGGAGCGCCAGAAGATCATCCAGGAGCACGACGAACTCCAGGCGAAGATCACCGAGTACAACGAGATCCTCGCCTCGCCGGTCCGCCAGCGCGGCATCGTCAGCGCGGAACTCGCCGCGATCGTCGAGAAGTACGGCGACGACCGCAAGACCATGCTGGTGCCCTACGACGGTGACATGTCCATCGAGGACCTGATCGCCGAGGAGGACATCGTCGTCACGGTCTCGCGCAGCGGCTACGTCAAGCGCACCAAGACCGTCGACTACCGCGCGCAGAAGCGCGGCGGCAAGGGCGTACGCGGCACGAAGCTGAAGGAAGACGACATCGTCGACCACTTCTTCGTCTCGACGACGCACCACTGGCTGCTGTTCTTCACCAACAAGGGCCGCGTGTACCGGGCCAAGGCGTACGAGCTGCCGGATGCCGGCCGTGACGCGCGCGGCCAGCACGTGGCGAACCTGCTCGCCTTCCAGCCGGACGAGGCGATCGCCGAGATCCTCGCGATCCGCGACTACGAGGCGGTGCCGTACCTGGTGCTCGCCACGAAGGGCGGACTTGTGAAGAAGACGCCGCTGAAGGATTACGATTCGCCCCGCTCCGGCGGCGTGATCGCGATCAACTTGCGTGAGCGCGAGGACGGTTCCGACGACGAACTGATCGGCGCTGAACTCGTCTCGGCCGACGATGATCTGCTTCTGATCAGCAAGAAGGCACAGTCGATCAGGTTCACGGCCACGGACGAGTCACTGCGTCCCATGGGCCGCGCCACCTCCGGTGTCAAGGGCATGAGCTTCCGCGAGGGAGACGAGCTGCTCTCGATGAATGTTGTTCGAACCGGTACGTTCGTGTTCACTGCCACCGACGGTGGGTACGCGAAGCGGACCCCCGTCGACGAGTACCGCGTCCAGGGTCGCGGTGGCCTCGGCATCAAGGCCGCCAAGATCGTCGAGGACCGCGGCTCGCTCGTCGGTGCGCTGGTGGTCGAGGAGACCGACGAGATCCTCGCCATCACGCTGGGCGGCGGTGTGATTCGCACGCGAGTCAACGAGGTCAGGGAGACGGGCCGTGACACCATGGGCGTCCAACTGATCAACCTGGGCAAGCGCGATGCCGTCGTCGGTATCGCACGTAACGCCGAGGCGGGACGTGAGGCGGAGGAGGTCGACGGCGACGTGGCCGTCGACGAGACCGCCGAAGGTGCCGTCGAGACCATCGGCACGGACGAGGGTGAGGCACCCTCGGCCGAGTAG
- a CDS encoding DUF6344 domain-containing protein: MTRNTVMKLWTTIVTAFLALFTALGFVSTSSAAPVPHTETSRKSASGDKDRGAELTVPAMPQWAWSYARALPPTMKQRIRAEAHGKTPSCRHRPLTDTEADAATSGPTTRECAHAGSSGQPLVPHQR; encoded by the coding sequence ATGACCCGAAACACGGTCATGAAGCTGTGGACCACCATCGTCACCGCTTTTCTCGCGCTGTTCACGGCGCTCGGCTTCGTCTCGACCTCTTCCGCCGCGCCCGTGCCGCACACCGAGACGTCCCGCAAGAGCGCCAGCGGCGACAAGGACCGCGGTGCGGAGCTGACGGTGCCGGCGATGCCCCAATGGGCCTGGTCCTATGCGAGGGCCCTGCCTCCCACGATGAAGCAGCGCATCCGGGCCGAGGCCCACGGCAAGACCCCCAGCTGCCGACACCGCCCCCTCACGGACACGGAAGCGGACGCAGCCACCTCCGGCCCGACGACCCGGGAGTGCGCCCACGCCGGCTCCTCGGGACAGCCACTCGTCCCGCACCAGCGTTGA